A single region of the Oryzias latipes chromosome 19, ASM223467v1 genome encodes:
- the LOC101168991 gene encoding LIM domain-binding protein 3 isoform X2, producing the protein MSTYTVTLNGPAPWGFRLQGGKDFNMPLTISRITPASKAAGGSLAQGDIITAIDGVSTEGLTHLEAQNKIKSATNKLTLTMQKSRRPAPVPTATPRMDSPMTVIAHQKVIANTAGNVEYSPSFNPIAFKDSALSTHKPIEVRGPGGKATIVHAQYNTPISMYSQDAIMDAIAGQSQAKGHESGVLPVKEPVVDCASPVYQAVIRPGDTNQDMSEWARRAANLQSKSFRILAHITGTEYLQDPDEEALQKSRERFESEVKGPRFAKLKNWHHGLSAQILNIQE; encoded by the exons ATGAGCACGTACACAGTGACTCTGAATGGCCCTGCTCCATGGGGCTTCAGACTACAGGGAGGAAAAGACTTCAACATGCCACTAACTATCTCCAGG ataACTCCTGCCAGCAAGGCAGCGGGTGGCAGCCTGGCCCAGGGCGACATCATCACAGCCATTGATGGAGTCAGCACCGAGGGGTTGACACACCTGGAGGCCCAGAACAAGATCAAGTCCGCAACAAACAAACTGACACTCACAATGCAGAA ATCAAGACGTCCAGCTCCAGTCCCCACGGCAACTCCGAGAATGGACTCGCCCATGACTGTCATCGCACATCAGAAG GTTATcgcaaacacagctggaaa TGTGGAGTATTCTCCCAGCTTCAACCCCATCGCTTTCAAAGACTCTGCCCTCTCCACTCACAAGCCCATTGAAGTGAGGGGTCCCGGAGGAAAGGCCACCATCGTTCACGCTCAGTACAACACACCCATCAGCATGTACTCACAGGACGCCATCATGGATGCAATAGCAGGACAGTCGCAGGCCAAAGGACACGAAAG TGGGGTTCTGCCTGTTAAGGAGCCTGTGGTGGATTGTGCGTCCCCTGTATATCAGGCAGTCATCAGGCCTGGAGACACGAACCAGGACATGTCTGAGTGGGCTCGGCGTGCTGCCAACCTGCAGTCTAAAAGCTTCAGGATCCTGGCCCACATCACTGGCACTGAATATC TGCAAGATCCTGATGAGGAAGCTCTGCAGAAGTCAAG agaaaGGTTTGAGTCTGAAGTCAAAGGGCCACGCTTTGCCAAGCTGAAGAACTGGCACCACGGATTGTCTGCACAGATCCTCAACATCCAGGAGTAA
- the LOC101168991 gene encoding LIM domain-binding protein 3 isoform X1 encodes MSTYTVTLNGPAPWGFRLQGGKDFNMPLTISRITPASKAAGGSLAQGDIITAIDGVSTEGLTHLEAQNKIKSATNKLTLTMQKSRRPAPVPTATPRMDSPMTVIAHQKVIANTAGNVEYSPSFNPIAFKDSALSTHKPIEVRGPGGKATIVHAQYNTPISMYSQDAIMDAIAGQSQAKGHESEEAGSPLSGVLPVKEPVVDCASPVYQAVIRPGDTNQDMSEWARRAANLQSKSFRILAHITGTEYLQDPDEEALQKSRERFESEVKGPRFAKLKNWHHGLSAQILNIQE; translated from the exons ATGAGCACGTACACAGTGACTCTGAATGGCCCTGCTCCATGGGGCTTCAGACTACAGGGAGGAAAAGACTTCAACATGCCACTAACTATCTCCAGG ataACTCCTGCCAGCAAGGCAGCGGGTGGCAGCCTGGCCCAGGGCGACATCATCACAGCCATTGATGGAGTCAGCACCGAGGGGTTGACACACCTGGAGGCCCAGAACAAGATCAAGTCCGCAACAAACAAACTGACACTCACAATGCAGAA ATCAAGACGTCCAGCTCCAGTCCCCACGGCAACTCCGAGAATGGACTCGCCCATGACTGTCATCGCACATCAGAAG GTTATcgcaaacacagctggaaa TGTGGAGTATTCTCCCAGCTTCAACCCCATCGCTTTCAAAGACTCTGCCCTCTCCACTCACAAGCCCATTGAAGTGAGGGGTCCCGGAGGAAAGGCCACCATCGTTCACGCTCAGTACAACACACCCATCAGCATGTACTCACAGGACGCCATCATGGATGCAATAGCAGGACAGTCGCAGGCCAAAGGACACGAAAG TGAGGAGGCCGGCTCTCCCCTGTC TGGGGTTCTGCCTGTTAAGGAGCCTGTGGTGGATTGTGCGTCCCCTGTATATCAGGCAGTCATCAGGCCTGGAGACACGAACCAGGACATGTCTGAGTGGGCTCGGCGTGCTGCCAACCTGCAGTCTAAAAGCTTCAGGATCCTGGCCCACATCACTGGCACTGAATATC TGCAAGATCCTGATGAGGAAGCTCTGCAGAAGTCAAG agaaaGGTTTGAGTCTGAAGTCAAAGGGCCACGCTTTGCCAAGCTGAAGAACTGGCACCACGGATTGTCTGCACAGATCCTCAACATCCAGGAGTAA